From the Motacilla alba alba isolate MOTALB_02 chromosome Z, Motacilla_alba_V1.0_pri, whole genome shotgun sequence genome, one window contains:
- the ATP5ME gene encoding ATP synthase subunit e, mitochondrial, translating to MIPPVQVSPLIKFTRYSALLVGMIYGKKRYDYLKPIAEEERRIEAEEKKKREELERIAKELAEASEDSILK from the exons ATGATCCCGCCGGTGCAGGTCTCCCCGCTCATCAAG TTCACCCGGTACTCGGCGCTACTCGTGGGGATGATCTACGGCAAGAAGCGATACG ACTACCTGAAGCCGATTgctgaagaagagagaagaataGAGGcggaggagaaaaagaaacgTGAAGAACTGGAGCGAATTGCAAAAGAGCTTGCAGAAG CAAGTGAAGATTCCATACTGAAATAA
- the PDE6B gene encoding rod cGMP-specific 3',5'-cyclic phosphodiesterase subunit beta isoform X1: MSISEDDVEKFLDGNPDFAKQYFEKKLKTESWDDNESDILFELIQDMQESINMEKVVFKTLRRIRSLIHADRCSLFMYRQRNGTPELATRLFNIQEGSTLEECLVAPDCEIVYPLDIGIVGHVAQTKKTMNIKDVRECAQFSPFVDELTDYTTKNILATPILNGKDLVAVIVAINKLNGPHFTSSDETLFLKYLNFASLNLKIYHLSYLHNCETRRGQVLLWSANKVFEELTDIERQFHKAFYTVRAYLNCDRYSVGLLDMTKQKVSFFDLWPVLLGEVPPYSGPRTPDGREIVFYKVIDYILHGKEDIKVIPNPTPDHWALVTGLPAYVAESGFICNIMNAAADEMFNFQEGPLDESGWTIKNVLSMPIVNKREEIVGVVTFYNRKDGKPFDEQDETLMESLTQFLGWSVLNTDTYDKMNKLENRKDIAQDMVLYHVKCDKDEIQEILPTREKLGKEPSECDEEELASILKEELPGPTKFEIYEFRFSDFDCTELELVKCGIQMYYELGVVKKFQIPQEVLVRFVYSVSKGYRKITYHNWRHGFNVAQTMFTLLMTGKLKRYYTDLEALAMVTAALCHDIDHRGTNNLYQMKSQNPLAKLHGSSILERHHLEFGKFLLSEESLNICQNLNRRQHEHVIHLMEIAIIATDLALYFKKRTMFQKIVDESKTYDSMTAWTEYLSLETTKKEVVMAMMMTACDLSAITKPWEVQSKVALLVAAEFWEQGDLEISVLQQQPIPMMDRRKAAELPKLQVGFIDFVCTFVYKEFSRFHEEIQPMLDGLLNNRNEWKTRADEYDAKIKALEEEKKKEEERMAAKRGEITCNGGTAPASKTCSIL, from the exons ATGAGCATCAGTGAAGACGACGTGGAGAAGTTTCTTGATGGCAACCCTGATTTTGCCAAGCAGTATTTTGAGAAGAAACTAAAAACGGAGTCCTGGGATGACAATGAGAGTGATATACTTTTTGAGTTGATCCAAGATATGCAAGAAAGCATCAACATGGAGAAAGTTGTTTTCAAGACCTTGAGAAGAATCAGGTCCCTTATTCATGCTGACCGCTGTAGTCTCTTCATGTACAGGCAGAGAAATGGCACTCCTGAACTGGCAACAAGGCTCTTCAACATCCAAGAGGGAAGTACTCTGGAGGAATGCCTGGTCGCCCCAGACTGTGAGATTGTCTATCCATTGGACATAGGCATTGTGGGCCATGTCGCTCAGACCAAGAAAACCATGAACATCAAGGATGTCCGTGAG TGTGCCCAGTTCAGCCCATTTGTTGATGAACTCACCGACTACACTACAAAAAACATCCTAGCAACACCCATCTTGAATGGCAAAGACTTGGTTGCTGTCATTGTGGCTATAAATAAGCTGAACGGCCCACACTTCACCAGCTCTGATGAAACA ctttttctgaagTATCTGAATTTTGCATCCTTGAACTTGAAAATTTATCATTTGAGTTATCTTCACAACTGTGAGACTCGAAGAGGCCAG GTACTGTTGTGGTCAGCTAACAAGGTTTTTGAGGAACTGACGGACATTGAGAGGCAGTTCCACAAGGCTTTTTATACGGTGAGGGCATACCTGAACTGTGACCGATACTCAGTTGGTCTCCTGGACATGACAAAGCAGAAGGTGAGT TTTTTTGACCTATGGCCAGTCTTGTTGGGAGAAGTACCTCCCTACTCAGGACCTCGAACCCCGGATGGCAGG GAAATAGTCTTTTACAAGGTCATTGATTATATATTACATGGAAAAGAAGACATTAAAGTCATCCC aaATCCTACCCCGGATCACTGGGCACTAGTTACTGGACTGCCAGCCTATGTGGCTGAAAGTGGATTT ATTTGCAACATTATGAATGCTGCTGCAGATGAGATGTTTAACTTTCAG GAAGGTCCTCTAGATGAATCAGGATGGACTATCAAAAACGTTCTCTCCATGCCAATAGTGaataaaagggaagaaattgttGGTGTTGTCACATTTTATAACAGAAAAGATGGGAAACCATTTGATGAACAGGATGAAACCCTCATGGAG TCCTTGACACAGTTCCTGGGTTGGTCTGTACTCAACACAGACACATATGATAAGATGAACAAGTTGGAGAACCGTAAGGACATTGCTCAGGACATGGTGCTCTACCACGTGAAATGTGACAAGGATGAAATCCAGGAAATTCTG CCAACACGAGaaaagctggggaaggagccAAGTGAGTGTGACGAAGAGGAGCTGGCAAGCATTCTG AAAGAAGAACTCCCGGGGCCCACTAAGTTCGAAATCTATGAGTTCAGGTTCTCTGATTTTGACTGCACTGAGCTAGAGCTGGTGAAGTGTGGCATTCAGATGTACTACGAGCTTGGCGTGGTGAAAAAGTTCCAGATCCCACAGGAG GTTCTGGTAAGGTTTGTGTACTCTGTCAGCAAAGGCTACCGGAAGATAACATACCACAACTGGCGTCATGGCTTCAACGTTGCACAGACCATGTTCACGCTCCTGATG ACTGGCAAACTGAAGCGTTATTACACCGACCTCGAAGCCCTTGCAATGGTAACTGCGGCTCTGTGCCATGATATTGATCACAGGGGAACCAACAACCTCTACCAAATGAA ATCTCAAAATCCATTAGCTAAACTTCATGGATCCTCTATTTTAGAGAGACATCACCTGGAATTCGGAAAATTCTTGCTCTCTGAGGAG TCACTGAATATATGTCAGAACCTCAACCGCAGGCAGCACGAGCATGTGATTCACCTGATGGAAATTGCCATTATAGCAACAGACCTGGCACTCTACTTCAA AAAGCGAACAATGTTTCAAAAGATTGTTGATGAGTCTAAGACGTATGACAGCATGACTGCCTGGACTGAGTATCTGTCTCTGGAGACAACAAAGAAAGAGGTTGTCAT GGCCATGATGATGACTGCCTGTGACTTGTCAGCGATCACAAAGCCTTGGGAAGTCCAGAGTAAG GTAGCTCTACTGGTAGCAGCTGAGTTCTGGGAGCAAGGAGATTTGGAAATAAGTGTCCTTCAGCAACAGCCCATT CCGATGATGGACCGAAGGAAAGCTGCTGAGCTTCCAAAGCTTCAAGTGGGTTTCATTGACTTTGTGTGTACATTTGTCTATAAG GAGTTTTCCCGTTTCCATGAGGAGATTCAACCTATGCTTGATGGGCTGCTGAACAACAGAAATGAGTGGAAGACCCGTGCTGATGAGTATGATGCAAAAATTAAAGcactggaggaggagaagaaaaaagaggaagagagaatgGCTGCAAAGAGAG GTGAAATAACCTGTAATGGAGGAACAGCTCCAGCTTCCAAAACCTGCAGCATACTTTAG
- the PDE6B gene encoding rod cGMP-specific 3',5'-cyclic phosphodiesterase subunit beta isoform X2 produces the protein MSISEDDVEKFLDGNPDFAKQYFEKKLKTESWDDNESDILFELIQDMQESINMEKVVFKTLRRIRSLIHADRCSLFMYRQRNGTPELATRLFNIQEGSTLEECLVAPDCEIVYPLDIGIVGHVAQTKKTMNIKDVRECAQFSPFVDELTDYTTKNILATPILNGKDLVAVIVAINKLNGPHFTSSDETLFLKYLNFASLNLKIYHLSYLHNCETRRGQVLLWSANKVFEELTDIERQFHKAFYTVRAYLNCDRYSVGLLDMTKQKEFFDLWPVLLGEVPPYSGPRTPDGREIVFYKVIDYILHGKEDIKVIPNPTPDHWALVTGLPAYVAESGFICNIMNAAADEMFNFQEGPLDESGWTIKNVLSMPIVNKREEIVGVVTFYNRKDGKPFDEQDETLMESLTQFLGWSVLNTDTYDKMNKLENRKDIAQDMVLYHVKCDKDEIQEILPTREKLGKEPSECDEEELASILKEELPGPTKFEIYEFRFSDFDCTELELVKCGIQMYYELGVVKKFQIPQEVLVRFVYSVSKGYRKITYHNWRHGFNVAQTMFTLLMTGKLKRYYTDLEALAMVTAALCHDIDHRGTNNLYQMKSQNPLAKLHGSSILERHHLEFGKFLLSEESLNICQNLNRRQHEHVIHLMEIAIIATDLALYFKKRTMFQKIVDESKTYDSMTAWTEYLSLETTKKEVVMAMMMTACDLSAITKPWEVQSKVALLVAAEFWEQGDLEISVLQQQPIPMMDRRKAAELPKLQVGFIDFVCTFVYKEFSRFHEEIQPMLDGLLNNRNEWKTRADEYDAKIKALEEEKKKEEERMAAKRGEITCNGGTAPASKTCSIL, from the exons ATGAGCATCAGTGAAGACGACGTGGAGAAGTTTCTTGATGGCAACCCTGATTTTGCCAAGCAGTATTTTGAGAAGAAACTAAAAACGGAGTCCTGGGATGACAATGAGAGTGATATACTTTTTGAGTTGATCCAAGATATGCAAGAAAGCATCAACATGGAGAAAGTTGTTTTCAAGACCTTGAGAAGAATCAGGTCCCTTATTCATGCTGACCGCTGTAGTCTCTTCATGTACAGGCAGAGAAATGGCACTCCTGAACTGGCAACAAGGCTCTTCAACATCCAAGAGGGAAGTACTCTGGAGGAATGCCTGGTCGCCCCAGACTGTGAGATTGTCTATCCATTGGACATAGGCATTGTGGGCCATGTCGCTCAGACCAAGAAAACCATGAACATCAAGGATGTCCGTGAG TGTGCCCAGTTCAGCCCATTTGTTGATGAACTCACCGACTACACTACAAAAAACATCCTAGCAACACCCATCTTGAATGGCAAAGACTTGGTTGCTGTCATTGTGGCTATAAATAAGCTGAACGGCCCACACTTCACCAGCTCTGATGAAACA ctttttctgaagTATCTGAATTTTGCATCCTTGAACTTGAAAATTTATCATTTGAGTTATCTTCACAACTGTGAGACTCGAAGAGGCCAG GTACTGTTGTGGTCAGCTAACAAGGTTTTTGAGGAACTGACGGACATTGAGAGGCAGTTCCACAAGGCTTTTTATACGGTGAGGGCATACCTGAACTGTGACCGATACTCAGTTGGTCTCCTGGACATGACAAAGCAGAAG gaGTTTTTTGACCTATGGCCAGTCTTGTTGGGAGAAGTACCTCCCTACTCAGGACCTCGAACCCCGGATGGCAGG GAAATAGTCTTTTACAAGGTCATTGATTATATATTACATGGAAAAGAAGACATTAAAGTCATCCC aaATCCTACCCCGGATCACTGGGCACTAGTTACTGGACTGCCAGCCTATGTGGCTGAAAGTGGATTT ATTTGCAACATTATGAATGCTGCTGCAGATGAGATGTTTAACTTTCAG GAAGGTCCTCTAGATGAATCAGGATGGACTATCAAAAACGTTCTCTCCATGCCAATAGTGaataaaagggaagaaattgttGGTGTTGTCACATTTTATAACAGAAAAGATGGGAAACCATTTGATGAACAGGATGAAACCCTCATGGAG TCCTTGACACAGTTCCTGGGTTGGTCTGTACTCAACACAGACACATATGATAAGATGAACAAGTTGGAGAACCGTAAGGACATTGCTCAGGACATGGTGCTCTACCACGTGAAATGTGACAAGGATGAAATCCAGGAAATTCTG CCAACACGAGaaaagctggggaaggagccAAGTGAGTGTGACGAAGAGGAGCTGGCAAGCATTCTG AAAGAAGAACTCCCGGGGCCCACTAAGTTCGAAATCTATGAGTTCAGGTTCTCTGATTTTGACTGCACTGAGCTAGAGCTGGTGAAGTGTGGCATTCAGATGTACTACGAGCTTGGCGTGGTGAAAAAGTTCCAGATCCCACAGGAG GTTCTGGTAAGGTTTGTGTACTCTGTCAGCAAAGGCTACCGGAAGATAACATACCACAACTGGCGTCATGGCTTCAACGTTGCACAGACCATGTTCACGCTCCTGATG ACTGGCAAACTGAAGCGTTATTACACCGACCTCGAAGCCCTTGCAATGGTAACTGCGGCTCTGTGCCATGATATTGATCACAGGGGAACCAACAACCTCTACCAAATGAA ATCTCAAAATCCATTAGCTAAACTTCATGGATCCTCTATTTTAGAGAGACATCACCTGGAATTCGGAAAATTCTTGCTCTCTGAGGAG TCACTGAATATATGTCAGAACCTCAACCGCAGGCAGCACGAGCATGTGATTCACCTGATGGAAATTGCCATTATAGCAACAGACCTGGCACTCTACTTCAA AAAGCGAACAATGTTTCAAAAGATTGTTGATGAGTCTAAGACGTATGACAGCATGACTGCCTGGACTGAGTATCTGTCTCTGGAGACAACAAAGAAAGAGGTTGTCAT GGCCATGATGATGACTGCCTGTGACTTGTCAGCGATCACAAAGCCTTGGGAAGTCCAGAGTAAG GTAGCTCTACTGGTAGCAGCTGAGTTCTGGGAGCAAGGAGATTTGGAAATAAGTGTCCTTCAGCAACAGCCCATT CCGATGATGGACCGAAGGAAAGCTGCTGAGCTTCCAAAGCTTCAAGTGGGTTTCATTGACTTTGTGTGTACATTTGTCTATAAG GAGTTTTCCCGTTTCCATGAGGAGATTCAACCTATGCTTGATGGGCTGCTGAACAACAGAAATGAGTGGAAGACCCGTGCTGATGAGTATGATGCAAAAATTAAAGcactggaggaggagaagaaaaaagaggaagagagaatgGCTGCAAAGAGAG GTGAAATAACCTGTAATGGAGGAACAGCTCCAGCTTCCAAAACCTGCAGCATACTTTAG
- the PDE6B gene encoding rod cGMP-specific 3',5'-cyclic phosphodiesterase subunit beta isoform X3, whose product MSISEDDVEKFLDGNPDFAKQYFEKKLKTESWDDNESDILFELIQDMQESINMEKVVFKTLRRIRSLIHADRCSLFMYRQRNGTPELATRLFNIQEGSTLEECLVAPDCEIVYPLDIGIVGHVAQTKKTMNIKDVRECAQFSPFVDELTDYTTKNILATPILNGKDLVAVIVAINKLNGPHFTSSDETLFLKYLNFASLNLKIYHLSYLHNCETRRGQVLLWSANKVFEELTDIERQFHKAFYTVRAYLNCDRYSVGLLDMTKQKVSFFDLWPVLLGEVPPYSGPRTPDGREIVFYKVIDYILHGKEDIKVIPNPTPDHWALVTGLPAYVAESGFICNIMNAAADEMFNFQEGPLDESGWTIKNVLSMPIVNKREEIVGVVTFYNRKDGKPFDEQDETLMESLTQFLGWSVLNTDTYDKMNKLENRKDIAQDMVLYHVKCDKDEIQEILPTREKLGKEPSECDEEELASILKEELPGPTKFEIYEFRFSDFDCTELELVKCGIQMYYELGVVKKFQIPQEVLVRFVYSVSKGYRKITYHNWRHGFNVAQTMFTLLMTGKLKRYYTDLEALAMVTAALCHDIDHRGTNNLYQMKSQNPLAKLHGSSILERHHLEFGKFLLSEESLNICQNLNRRQHEHVIHLMEIAIIATDLALYFKKRTMFQKIVDESKTYDSMTAWTEYLSLETTKKEVVMAMMMTACDLSAITKPWEVQSKVALLVAAEFWEQGDLEISVLQQQPIPMMDRRKAAELPKLQVGFIDFVCTFVYKEFSRFHEEIQPMLDGLLNNRNEWKTRADEYDAKIKALEEEKKKEEERMAAKRGQKK is encoded by the exons ATGAGCATCAGTGAAGACGACGTGGAGAAGTTTCTTGATGGCAACCCTGATTTTGCCAAGCAGTATTTTGAGAAGAAACTAAAAACGGAGTCCTGGGATGACAATGAGAGTGATATACTTTTTGAGTTGATCCAAGATATGCAAGAAAGCATCAACATGGAGAAAGTTGTTTTCAAGACCTTGAGAAGAATCAGGTCCCTTATTCATGCTGACCGCTGTAGTCTCTTCATGTACAGGCAGAGAAATGGCACTCCTGAACTGGCAACAAGGCTCTTCAACATCCAAGAGGGAAGTACTCTGGAGGAATGCCTGGTCGCCCCAGACTGTGAGATTGTCTATCCATTGGACATAGGCATTGTGGGCCATGTCGCTCAGACCAAGAAAACCATGAACATCAAGGATGTCCGTGAG TGTGCCCAGTTCAGCCCATTTGTTGATGAACTCACCGACTACACTACAAAAAACATCCTAGCAACACCCATCTTGAATGGCAAAGACTTGGTTGCTGTCATTGTGGCTATAAATAAGCTGAACGGCCCACACTTCACCAGCTCTGATGAAACA ctttttctgaagTATCTGAATTTTGCATCCTTGAACTTGAAAATTTATCATTTGAGTTATCTTCACAACTGTGAGACTCGAAGAGGCCAG GTACTGTTGTGGTCAGCTAACAAGGTTTTTGAGGAACTGACGGACATTGAGAGGCAGTTCCACAAGGCTTTTTATACGGTGAGGGCATACCTGAACTGTGACCGATACTCAGTTGGTCTCCTGGACATGACAAAGCAGAAGGTGAGT TTTTTTGACCTATGGCCAGTCTTGTTGGGAGAAGTACCTCCCTACTCAGGACCTCGAACCCCGGATGGCAGG GAAATAGTCTTTTACAAGGTCATTGATTATATATTACATGGAAAAGAAGACATTAAAGTCATCCC aaATCCTACCCCGGATCACTGGGCACTAGTTACTGGACTGCCAGCCTATGTGGCTGAAAGTGGATTT ATTTGCAACATTATGAATGCTGCTGCAGATGAGATGTTTAACTTTCAG GAAGGTCCTCTAGATGAATCAGGATGGACTATCAAAAACGTTCTCTCCATGCCAATAGTGaataaaagggaagaaattgttGGTGTTGTCACATTTTATAACAGAAAAGATGGGAAACCATTTGATGAACAGGATGAAACCCTCATGGAG TCCTTGACACAGTTCCTGGGTTGGTCTGTACTCAACACAGACACATATGATAAGATGAACAAGTTGGAGAACCGTAAGGACATTGCTCAGGACATGGTGCTCTACCACGTGAAATGTGACAAGGATGAAATCCAGGAAATTCTG CCAACACGAGaaaagctggggaaggagccAAGTGAGTGTGACGAAGAGGAGCTGGCAAGCATTCTG AAAGAAGAACTCCCGGGGCCCACTAAGTTCGAAATCTATGAGTTCAGGTTCTCTGATTTTGACTGCACTGAGCTAGAGCTGGTGAAGTGTGGCATTCAGATGTACTACGAGCTTGGCGTGGTGAAAAAGTTCCAGATCCCACAGGAG GTTCTGGTAAGGTTTGTGTACTCTGTCAGCAAAGGCTACCGGAAGATAACATACCACAACTGGCGTCATGGCTTCAACGTTGCACAGACCATGTTCACGCTCCTGATG ACTGGCAAACTGAAGCGTTATTACACCGACCTCGAAGCCCTTGCAATGGTAACTGCGGCTCTGTGCCATGATATTGATCACAGGGGAACCAACAACCTCTACCAAATGAA ATCTCAAAATCCATTAGCTAAACTTCATGGATCCTCTATTTTAGAGAGACATCACCTGGAATTCGGAAAATTCTTGCTCTCTGAGGAG TCACTGAATATATGTCAGAACCTCAACCGCAGGCAGCACGAGCATGTGATTCACCTGATGGAAATTGCCATTATAGCAACAGACCTGGCACTCTACTTCAA AAAGCGAACAATGTTTCAAAAGATTGTTGATGAGTCTAAGACGTATGACAGCATGACTGCCTGGACTGAGTATCTGTCTCTGGAGACAACAAAGAAAGAGGTTGTCAT GGCCATGATGATGACTGCCTGTGACTTGTCAGCGATCACAAAGCCTTGGGAAGTCCAGAGTAAG GTAGCTCTACTGGTAGCAGCTGAGTTCTGGGAGCAAGGAGATTTGGAAATAAGTGTCCTTCAGCAACAGCCCATT CCGATGATGGACCGAAGGAAAGCTGCTGAGCTTCCAAAGCTTCAAGTGGGTTTCATTGACTTTGTGTGTACATTTGTCTATAAG GAGTTTTCCCGTTTCCATGAGGAGATTCAACCTATGCTTGATGGGCTGCTGAACAACAGAAATGAGTGGAAGACCCGTGCTGATGAGTATGATGCAAAAATTAAAGcactggaggaggagaagaaaaaagaggaagagagaatgGCTGCAAAGAGAGGTCAGAAAAA GTGA